The Coffea arabica cultivar ET-39 chromosome 4e, Coffea Arabica ET-39 HiFi, whole genome shotgun sequence genome includes a window with the following:
- the LOC113742952 gene encoding monothiol glutaredoxin-S15, mitochondrial-like produces MSRSLAGLLRRSIAAFPAAQSSAIASGCFYRSATCYSTTVPHDPDTHEDFIPTSKLEGSGLSLNKIVEQDVNENPVMIYMKGVPDLPRCGFSSLAVRVLQEYSVPISARNILEDPELKNAVKAFSNWPTFPQIFIHGEFIGGSDIILNMHQTGELREKLKDTSDGQEKVE; encoded by the exons ATGTCAAGGTCATTGGCGGGTTTACTGAGGAGGAGCATTGCGGCCTTTCCAGCTGCTCAATCCTCTGCTATT GCTTCTGGATGCTTTTATCGAAGTGCAACCTGCTATTCAACTACTGTGCCACATGATCCTGATACACACGAAGACTTCATACCCACTAGTAAGCTTGAGGGTTCTGGACTTTCACTGAATAAGATTGTTGAACAG GATGTCAACGAGAACCCTGTGATGATTTACATGAAAGGAGTCCCAGATCTTCCTCGTTGCGGATTCAGCTCATTAGCAGTGAGGGTGCTGCAAGAATACA GTGTACCTATAAGCGCCCGAAATATACTGGAAGACCCTGAGCTGAAGAATGCTGTGAAAGCCTTCAG CAACTGGCCTACATTCCCTCAAATATTCATTCACGGGGAGTTCATTGGAGGATCAGATATCATCCTTAATATGCACCAG ACTGGTGAGCTTAGAGAAAAGCTGAAAGATACCTCTGATGGACAAGAGAAAGTGGAATAA
- the LOC113741479 gene encoding uncharacterized protein — protein sequence MSYTNSSMGSGSRGARRTFDFGRTYVVRPKGKHQATIVWLHGLGDNGSSWSQLLESLPLPNIKWICPTAPTRPVAILGGFPCTAWFDVGELSEDGPDDLEGLDASAAHIANLLSTEPADVKLGIGGFSMGAATALYSATCFAHGKYGNGNPYPVYLRAIVGLSGWLPGSRNMRNKIEGSHEAARRAASLPIMLCHGMCDEVVPYKHGEKSSQILSSAGFRCLTFKSYDGLGHYTVPKEMDEVCHWLNARLGLEGSR from the exons ATGAGTTACACAAATTCTTCAATGGGTTCTG GAAGTAGAGGAGCAAGGAGAACATTTGACTTTGGGAGGACATATGTGGTTAGGCCTAAAGGCAAGCACCAGGCTACAATTGTTTGGCTGCATGGCCTGGGTGATAATGGCTCCAG TTGGTCGCAGCTCCTGGAAAGCCTTCCACTGCCAAAT ATTAAGTGGATATGTCCAACTGCTCCCACTCGTCCTGTGGCTATACTTGGCGGATTTCCTTGTACTGCTT GGTTTGATGTTGGAGAGCTTTCAGAAGATGGTCCTGATGATTTGGAAGGCTTGGATGCTTCAGCAGCACATATTGCAAATCTTCTATCTACAGAGCCTGCTGATG TTAAACTTGGAATTGGAGGCTTCAGCATGGGCGCTGCCACTGCTCTCTATTCAGCAACTTGCTTTGCCCATGGAAAATATGGAAATGGAAACCCTTACCCTGTCTACTTGAGAGCTATTGTTGGTCTAAGTGGATGGCTTCCTGGTTCTAG GAACATGAGGAACAAGATTGAAGGATCACATGAGGCTGCAAGACGTGCTGCATCCTTGCCCATCATGCTATGTCATGGAATGT GTGATGAAGTTGTCCCTTATAAACATGGAGAAAAGTCCTCCCAAATCCTGAGCTCAGCCGGATTTCGATGCCTTACATTCAAAAGCTATGACGG GCTTGGCCACTACACTGTGCCAAAGGAAATGGACGAGGTTTGCCACTGGTTAAACGCAAGACTGGGATTAGAGGGTTCACGATAA
- the LOC113742902 gene encoding periodic tryptophan protein 2, with the protein MNYRFQNLLGAPYRGGNVVVVNNTLLVSPVGNRVSVTDLSKSETLTLPCQSSTNLRRIAASPDGIFLLAIDEKNRCLFINLRRRVVLHRITFKHPVSTAKFSPDGQLIAVAAGKLLQIWRSPGFRKEFFPFELVKTFADCNDKITALDWSPDSNFILAGSKDLTVRLFCLKKLKSYSKPFLFLGHRDAIVGCFFGIDKKTNKVLRVYTISRDGAIFSWGYRGGDGKFDGGGLQEISEPESPGTPEQNFDGNLTVKKRKDFDGKNGTLDDESDFLLHRLKWELMKKDYFMQAPAKLTACDYHTGLNMLVVGFSNGVFGLYQMPDFVCIHLLSISREKITTAVFNDLGNWLTFGCAKLGQLLVWEWKSESYILKQQGHYFDVNCLAYSPDSQLLATGADDNKVKVWTVSSGCCFVTFSEHTNAVTALHFMASNHCLLSASLDGTVRAWDLFRYRNFRTFITPTSKQFVSLAADQSGEVICAGTLDSFEIYVWSMKTGRLLDVLSGHEGPVHGLMFSPTNAILASSSWDKTVRLWDVFEGKGAVETFSHTHDVLTLVYRPDGKQLACSTLDGLIHFWDPLEGLLMYTIEGRRDIAGGRLMTDRRSAANSTTGKCFTTLCYSADGSYILAGGSSKYICMYDVADQVLLRRFQITHNLSLDGVLDFLNSKNMTEAGPLELIDDDNSDTEEGVDKQTQSKLAYDLPGSMPNHGRPIIRTKCLRIAPTGRNWAAATTEGVLVYSMDDSFVFDPTDLDIDVTPEAVDAALNDGQPKRALILSLRLNEDALIKKCIIAVSPAEVPAVASSVPFKHLQRLLEALAHLLENCPHLEFLLRWCQELCRVHGPSIQHNSRNLLPALKSLQKAITRSHQDLADTCSSNEYMLQYLCSTSHKR; encoded by the exons ATGAATTACAGGTTCCAGAATCTCCTCGGAGCTCCATACAGAGGTGGCAACGTCGTCGTTGTCAACAACACACTCCTTGTTTCGCCGGTCGGTAACCGAGTCTCCGTCACCGACCTCAGTAAATCAGAAACCCTAACTCTACCATGCCAATCCTCCACCAATCTCCGCCGCATCGCTGCCTCACCTGATGGCATCTTCCTCCTTGCCATTGACGAGAAGAATCGCTGCCTCTTCATCAACCTACGCCGCCGCGTTGTTCTCCATCGTATCACTTTTAAACACCCTGTCTCCACCGCTAAATTCAGCCCTGACGGCCAGCTCATTGCTGTAGCTGCCGGTAAGCTTCTGCAAATTTGGCGCTCCCCTGGGTTTAGGAAAgaatttttcccttttgaattgGTTAAAACATTTGCTGATTGCAATGACAAGATTACTGCTCTGGATTGGAGCCCTGACTCGAATTTTATACTTGCTGGCTCCAAAGACTTGACAGTTAGGTTGTTTTGCTTGAAAAAGCTAAAGAGTTACAGTAAACCATTTTTGTTCTTGGGCCATAGAGATGCAATTGTTGGCTGCTTTTTCGGAATTGACAAGAAAACTAACAAAGTTTTGAGGGTTTATACAATATCGCGCGATGGGGCGATATTTAGCTGGGGATATAGGGGTGGTGATGGTAAATTTGATGGAGGAGGACTTCAAGAAATTTCAGAGCCAGAGTCTCCAGGTACACCGGAGCAGAATTTTGATGGTAATCTCACagtgaaaaaaaggaaggattTTGATGGTAAAAATGGAACTTTGGATGACGAGAGTGACTTCTTGTTGCATAGGCTGAAATGGGAACTGATGAAGAAGGACTATTTTATGCAAGCGCCAGCAAAGTTAACTGCTTGTGATTATCATACGGGACTTAATATGTTGGTTGTGGGTTTCTCAAATGGAGTTTTTGGCCTTTATCAGATGCCTGATTTTGTCTGCATTCACTTATTGTCAATATCAAGAGAGAAAATCACGACCGCTGTTTTTAATGATCTGGGGAACTGGTTGACATTTGGGTGTGCAAAGCTTGGTCAGTTGCTTGTTTGGGAGTGGAAATCAGAGAGTTACATACTGAAGCAGCAAGGGCATTACTTTGATGTGAATTGCCTAGCATATTCTCCAGATTCCCAGCTTTTGGCTACAGGGGCCGACGATAATAAAGTCAAG GTATGGACTGTTTCATCTGGCTGCTGTTTCGTTACATTCTCTGAGCACACCAATGCAGTTACTGCACTTCATTTCATGGCTAGTAACCACTGTCTTTTGAGTGCGTCGTTGGATGGGACTGTTCGTGCGTGGGATTTGTTTCGGTATAGAAACTTTAGAACATTCATTACTCCTACTTCTAAACAGTTTGTTTCTTTAGCAGCTGATCAGAGCGGTGAAGTGATTTGTGCTGGAACTCTTGATTCTTTTGAG ATATATGTTTGGTCAATGAAGACAGGAAGGTTGTTGGACGTTCTCAGCGGTCATGAAGGTCCTGTTCACGGGTTGATGTTTTCTCCTACAAAT GCTATCTTAGCTTCCTCTTCATGGGACAAAACTGTTCGCTTGTGGGATGTTTTTGAAGGGAAAGGTGCAGTTGAAACTTTTTCACACACACATGATGTCCTCACTCTTGTTTATCGCCCAGATGGAAAGCAATTGGCTTGTAGTACTTTAGATGGGCTAATCCATTTTTGGGACCCACTTGAGGGCTTGCTAATGTATACCATCGAGGGCCGTAGAGATATTGCAGGAGGACGTCTAATGACTGATCGCAGATCGGCTGCTAATTCAACGACTGGAAAATGCTTTACCACCTTGTGTTATTCTGCTGATGGGAGCTACATATTAGCTGGTGGGAGTAGTAAATACATATGTATGTATGATGTCGCTGATCAG GTGTTACTTCGCAGATTCCAAATAACCCATAATCTCTCCCTTGATGGAGTTCTTGATTTCTTAAACTCAAAGAATATGACAGAAGCCGGCCCACTGGAATTGATCGATGATGATAATAGTGATACAGAAGAAGGTGTGGATAAGCAAACACAAAGTAAGTTGGCATATGATTTGCCAGGATCAATGCCTAATCATGGAAGGCCCATTATTCGAACAAAATGCCTGAGAATTGCACCAACTGGCCGGAATTGGGCAGCTGCAACAACAGAAGGAGTTTTGGTCTATTCTATGGATgattcttttgtatttgatccCACCGATCTTGACATTGACGTCACACCTGAA GCGGTCGATGCTGCATTGAATGATGGTCAGCCAAAAAGGGCTTTAATCCTCAGCTTACGGTTGAATGAAGATGCACTAATTAAGAAATGTATTATTGCTGTCAGTCCAGCTGAGGTACCAGCTGTTGCTTCATCGGTCCCTTTCAAACATCTACAGAGATTATTAGAGGCACTAGCACATCTTCTTGAAAACTGTCCACATTTGGAGTTTCTTCTTCGATGGTGTCAG GAGCTGTGCAGAGTCCATGGTCCCTCTATCCAGCATAATTCCAGAAATTTGCTCCCTGCTCTAAAATCCTTGCAGAAGGCTATCACTCGATCACATCAGGATTTAGCCGATACATGCTCATCAAACGAGTATATGCTTCAGTATTTGTGTTCCACAAGCCACAAGAGATGA